In the Myxococcus fulvus genome, one interval contains:
- a CDS encoding GNAT family N-acetyltransferase, which produces MIHGLEQVDTERLRLRAFRESDVEAMFELHSDPRTNLVDASAAMSTREEARELLSRWLGDWAERGVGYWAVERRETPGVVVGVGGVRHKPLEGRTVLNLAYRFSPSAWGSGFATEVSRVAMEKARLHLPEVPLVAIIHPDNLPSVRVAERLGLRFERIVPYGKGDVPHRLYVMG; this is translated from the coding sequence ATGATTCACGGCCTGGAGCAGGTGGACACCGAGCGGCTGCGGCTGCGCGCCTTCCGCGAGAGCGACGTGGAGGCGATGTTCGAGCTGCACAGCGACCCGCGGACGAACCTCGTCGATGCCTCCGCGGCCATGAGCACGCGAGAAGAAGCGCGGGAGCTGCTGTCGCGGTGGTTGGGAGATTGGGCCGAGCGGGGCGTGGGGTACTGGGCGGTGGAGCGGCGAGAGACGCCCGGCGTCGTCGTGGGAGTCGGGGGTGTGCGGCACAAGCCGCTCGAGGGGCGGACGGTGTTGAATCTGGCCTATCGGTTCTCCCCGTCCGCGTGGGGGTCGGGGTTCGCGACCGAGGTGAGCCGGGTGGCGATGGAGAAGGCGCGGCTGCACCTGCCGGAGGTTCCGCTGGTCGCCATCATCCATCCCGACAACCTGCCCTCCGTCCGCGTGGCGGAGCGACTGGGGCTGCGCTTCGAGCGCATCGTCCCCTACGGGAAGGGAGATGTTCCCCACCGGCTGTACGTGATGGGTTGA